The Stackebrandtia nassauensis DSM 44728 genome includes the window GGTGCTGCCCTTCGGCACCACCCGCCCCCGGCTGGCCAAGGTCAGCGTCCGGATCGGCAAGCCGCTGGCGTTCACGAAGTACGCCAACTCGCTGGCCCCGGACCGGATCACGCTGCGGGCGGTGACCGACGAGATCATGGCGGCGATCGCCGACCTGTCGGGCCAGGAGTACGTCGACACCTACGCGCGACGTCGCCAGGTCAACAGCGAACCCCCATCGGAGTGACCGGGCCGCGACCTCGTGGCAGGATCGCCTGATGCTGCAATTCACCGACGTCATCATCGACTGTCCCGACCCGATGAGGCTGGCGGCGTTCTACGCCGAGCTGACCGGTCGCCCGGTCAAGGACGACAGCACCGACCAGTGGGCCGGGATCAAGTTCGGTGAGATCGAGCTGGCGTTCCAGCGGGTGGACGACTACCGGCCGCCGAACTGGCCCGACGACGAGCATCCCAAGCAGTTCCACCTCGACTTCGAGGTGGACGAGATCGAACCCGAGCAGCGCCGCGTCGTCGCGCTGGGGGCGAGGCTGCGGAAGGACTTCATCGGGCCCGAGGGGTTCGGCTGGCAGATCTACACCGACCCGGTGGGGCATCCGTTCTGTCTGTGTCGCAACAAGGGTGTGAAGTGGCAGGACGGCAAGGCGGTCTGGCCGCGGAAGTAGTCGCGGAGACGTCTTTCAGGTCCAGGACGGTTTACACGCTTCGGTCAGTCAATTCGCTGTGTTGACCGATGACCGGGTGGCGACTGTCCGCATAGGCTCGTTGACATGCCCACCACGTCACAGTCAGCGAGCGACCTCCCGGCGACCCGTCCGATTTCCACTGTTGCTTCGGTTGCCGCCGCCGTAGTTGGTGTCGCCGCCTTCTTCGGTGCCGGGTGGTGGCTCTTTCTGTCCTTCGGTGCCGCATTCTTCGCCGACGACACCAGCTCGTCGGTTTTCCTCGCCCACGCGGCGGTGCTCTTCATCGCGCTTGGCGCGGCGGCAATCGGGATCGCGCGGGGACGCTACTTCGCCTGGCTGGCGGCGGTGT containing:
- a CDS encoding VOC family protein; amino-acid sequence: MLQFTDVIIDCPDPMRLAAFYAELTGRPVKDDSTDQWAGIKFGEIELAFQRVDDYRPPNWPDDEHPKQFHLDFEVDEIEPEQRRVVALGARLRKDFIGPEGFGWQIYTDPVGHPFCLCRNKGVKWQDGKAVWPRK